The DNA segment TAGGCGGCCAGGGCATCGGCTTGGTCTTCAAACATTACTGCGGAATGACAGACGTCGTGGCAGACGGTCAGGTAGCGGCGATGCCAAGCTTCGCTGAGTTGCGAATCGAAAAACTGAGTGACGTCTTTGGCGGAATCAAGGATGCAGCCCGGTTCGGGTTCGATGGCGACAACAATACGCTGTCCGCTCCGGTCTTCTAGTTCTCGCAGGTGGCTGGCAACGGTCCTGAAGTTTTCGCCAGCACGAGCGATCGCTGTTGCATCGGCCGTCGGTGAGGGCCAGCCGATCGGAAGCGTACTGATCGAACCGCCACGTCCGTCTGGCAGCAAGCGAGCTAAGATGTCCGCCAAGCGGATCGTGTAGTCGCGTCGTTCATCCGTCCACCACGCCGGTTCGTAGACTTGGTGTTTGACGATTTCCTGGTGGAAATTGTCGTAGGGGAAACCGTTGATGGTGTAGGGCTGTAAGTTTCGTTCTTGCAGCCATAACGAAAACGCTTCGGCGGCTCCCTCTTCGCATAATTCTTCTGCCGCTTTGGCGGGCAGCCATAGCCCGACGGCAAGTCGTTCTTTGCGTAAATCTTGACGGACCGAAACCGCATAGGTTTCAAGATTTGTCCGGATCGAATCCATGTCTGTCCCGGCATGCACATTCGTGCAATATCCAAGGGCCCAATGGGGAGTACTCACGCAAGTCACCTGTGTGTGTCTTATAAAATAGGCTCACCAACGGCAAGCTTCCTAGCGATTTAACCGTACCAGGATAACTCTAATCAGGGCGTCTTGGGCAACCGGGGTAGCCGGCAAAAAAAGTGGTGTTCAAGGAACAGGGAACCCGAAGCGAAACAGGCTGTCGTTTTAATCGAAGACAGAGAACGATTGTAGCCTTCCGCTCGGGACGTGCGATTCATAAGTTGCGAATAAGTCTCAGGGAGCGGGTTGGGATTTGGGTCTCTTGCCACACCACTGCAATCCTCTAGCAAACCGCCAACCTATAAATCGCACGTCCCTCAGGAAACTCTCTTTCGCGTATTTCGTGTATTTCGCGGTTGTAAAAATCAGCAGACGCGGCTCCCAGCCACAACGAAAATTGGGAAATATTTCAACCGCGAAAAATGCAAAAAACGCGAAAGAAGAAGGCGGTTCAAAAAATGATTACATTCCTTGGGGACGTGCGATTCATAAGTTGCGAATAAGTCTCAGGGAGCCAAGCCCCTAAGCCGTTGCGTGAGCGAGGGACGGAAAGAACATGCCGCTATCCCTCGCTTACGCAGCGGGTTGGGATTTTGGTCTCTTGCCACATCACTGCAATCCTCTAGCAAACCGCCAACCTATAAATCGCACGTCCTTCGCGAAAATAGCATTGAAGGTCGTTCTTTCGCTCGGGGCGTGAAATTGATTTGTGGCGGTTTGCCGTTCTGGCCCCGCTCTGGCGA comes from the Roseimaritima multifibrata genome and includes:
- the eboE gene encoding metabolite traffic protein EboE, which codes for MSTPHWALGYCTNVHAGTDMDSIRTNLETYAVSVRQDLRKERLAVGLWLPAKAAEELCEEGAAEAFSLWLQERNLQPYTINGFPYDNFHQEIVKHQVYEPAWWTDERRDYTIRLADILARLLPDGRGGSISTLPIGWPSPTADATAIARAGENFRTVASHLRELEDRSGQRIVVAIEPEPGCILDSAKDVTQFFDSQLSEAWHRRYLTVCHDVCHSAVMFEDQADALAAYSAAGVTIGKVQVSNAIEVDWSIMSKGRRAEAFAQLAEFAEDRYLHQTGCRSDDGRFRLIEDLPELIQQESTDLNDDAWRIHFHVPIFLEKFGNLGTTRDQIEYCLQCLQRSDAPEFLGDLEVETYAWTVLPESMRRHGLAKDIASELSWLNQVLTRQGLPSLLGE